The genomic interval TTAGGGTGGGATGTCGTCGAAAGCCGCATCATGCTCTGGGGGGATCAGCATGACGCCTGAAGATAGGATTCATGCGCTCGGCATCTGGCAGGGTCCGATCGACATTGCGCCGATAACAGGCGGCATCACAAACAGGAACTATCTGGTCAGCGATGCCGTGGCGCGCTGCGTGGTTCGGCTCGGCACCGATATTCCGATCCATCACATCAGCCGGCAGAACGAGCTTGCCGCAAGTTATGCTGCCCACGCAGCCGGCATATCGCCCGCCGTCATCCACCATTCGCCCGGCGTGCTGGTGCTCGAATATATAGAGGCGAGGGCGCTTTCCCCGGAGGGCCTCAGGGCGCCCGATACGCTCGCCCGGGTCTTGCCCCTGGTGCGCACCTGCCACCGCGACATCGCCCGGCATTTCCGTGGTCCGGCAATGATCTTCTGGGTCTTTCACGTCGTCCGCGATTACGCTGCCAGTCTCAAGGAAACGGGGAGCGCCTATCTGCCCCTGCTGCCGGAGTTGATCGGCAGGGCCGAGACGCTGGAACAGGCGGCAGGCCCTTTCGAGATCGCTTTCGGCCACAACGATCTTCTTGCCGCTAATTTTCTCGACGACGGCAAGCGGCTTTGGCTCATCGACTGGGACTATGCCGGCTTCAACACGCCGCTGTTCGATCTCGGCGGATTGGCCTCCAACAACGAGTTTTCGGAGGCGGATGAGCATGCAATGCTGGAGGCCTATTTCGACCGGCCGCTGACATCGGATCTACGCCGACGTTATGGCGCGATGAAATGCGCCTCGCTGCTGCGCGAGACGCTCTGGAGCATGATTTCGGAAATCCATTCCACCATCGTTTTCGATTATTCCGCTTACACGGCCGAAAATCTCGCGCGGTTCGAGCGCGCCTATCAAGCCTTTGAACAGGATCGATAAATGACGAGACAATTACCGAAGACGGCGAAAGCCGTGGTCATCGGCGGCGGCATCATCGGTTGCTCCACCGCCTATCATCTCGGCAAGCTGGGCTGGACCGATACCGTCCTGCTCGAACGCAAGAAACTGACCTCCGGCACCACTTTCCATGCCGCCGGCCTCGTCGGCCAGCTGCGCACCAGCGCCAACATCACCCAGCTGCTCGGTTACTCCGTCGATCTCTATAAGCGGCTCGAGGAAGAAACCGGCCTCGGCACCGGCTGGAAGATGAATGGCGGCCTGCGGCTGGCCTGCAACCAGGAGCGCTGGACGGAGGTCAAGCGCCAGGCGACCACGGCCCAATCTTTCGGTCTCGAAATGCAATTGCTGACGCCGCAGGAGGCCTTCGATCTCTGGCCCCTGATGACGATTGACGACCTCGTCGGCGCCGCCTTCCTTCCGACAGACGGCCAGGCCAATCCCTCCGACGTCACCCAGGCGCTGGCCAAAGGCGCCCGCATGTCAGGCGTTTCGATCTTCGAGGATGCCGAAGTCGTCGACCTCGAAATCGACAAGGGAAGGATTCGCGCCGTCATCACCGCCGAAGGGCGTATCGAATGCGAGCGCGTCGTCGTCTGCGCCGGCCAGTGGACGCGCGCCTTTGGCCAGCGCTTCGGTGTCAACGTGCCGCTCGTCTCGGTCGAGCACCAATACGTCATCACCGAATCCTTCGGCGTGCCCTCTAATTTGCCGACGCTGCGCGATCCCGACCGTCTCACCTACTACAAGGAAGAGGTCGGCGGCATCGTCATGGGTGGCTACGAGCCGAACCCCATTCCCTGGGCGGAAAAAGGAATCCCTGAAGGCTTCCACTACACGCTTCTCGACAGCAATTTCGACCATTTCGAGCAGATCATGGAACAGGCGCTCGGCCGCGTTCCGGCGCTGGAAAATGTCGGCGTCAAGCAGCTGCTGAATGGCCCGGAAAGCTTCACGCCTGACGGCAATTTCATCCTCGGCGAGGCGCCGGAGCTGAAGAATTTCTTCGTCGGCGCCGGTTTCAACGCCTTTGGCATCGCGTCCGCCGGCGGCGCCGGCATGGCGCTTGCCGAATGGGTGACGAAGGGTGAGCCGCCCTATGATCTCTGGCCGGTCGATATCCGCCGTTTCGGACGCCCGCATTTCGACACGGACTGGGTGCGGACCCGCACACTCGAAGCCTATGGCAAACACTACACCATGGCCTGGCCGCTCGAGGAGCATTCGAGCGGCCGCCCCTGCCGCAAATCGCCGCTCTACGACCGACTGAAGGCGCAGGGCGCCTGTTTCGGGGAGAAGCTCGGCTGGGAACGGCCGAACTGGTTTGCCGATCTCTTCGCCAACGAGGAGCCGCGGGATGTCTACAGCTATGGCCGACAGAACTGGTTCGACGCCGTCGGCCGCGAGCACAAGGCCGTACGTGAGGCGGCCGTCATCTTCGACCAGACCTCTTTTGCCAAATTCGTGCTGAAGGGCAGGGATGCCGAGGCCGCCCTCTCCTGGATCGCTTCCAACGATGTCGCGAAGCCTGTGGGATCGCTGATCTACACCCAGATGCTGAACGACAAGGGCGGCATCGAATGCGATGTGACGGTCGCCCGCATTGCGGAAAACGAATATTACATCGTCACCGGCACCGGCTTCGCCACCCATGACTTCGACTGGATCGCACGCAATATACCGCAGGAGATGCATGCCGAACTGGTCGATGTCACATCGGCCTATTCCGTATTGTCGCTGATGGGACCGAATTCGCGCGCCGTGCTGGAAAAGGTAACGGGCA from Rhizobium lentis carries:
- a CDS encoding phosphotransferase, translating into MTPEDRIHALGIWQGPIDIAPITGGITNRNYLVSDAVARCVVRLGTDIPIHHISRQNELAASYAAHAAGISPAVIHHSPGVLVLEYIEARALSPEGLRAPDTLARVLPLVRTCHRDIARHFRGPAMIFWVFHVVRDYAASLKETGSAYLPLLPELIGRAETLEQAAGPFEIAFGHNDLLAANFLDDGKRLWLIDWDYAGFNTPLFDLGGLASNNEFSEADEHAMLEAYFDRPLTSDLRRRYGAMKCASLLRETLWSMISEIHSTIVFDYSAYTAENLARFERAYQAFEQDR
- a CDS encoding GcvT family protein, whose product is MTRQLPKTAKAVVIGGGIIGCSTAYHLGKLGWTDTVLLERKKLTSGTTFHAAGLVGQLRTSANITQLLGYSVDLYKRLEEETGLGTGWKMNGGLRLACNQERWTEVKRQATTAQSFGLEMQLLTPQEAFDLWPLMTIDDLVGAAFLPTDGQANPSDVTQALAKGARMSGVSIFEDAEVVDLEIDKGRIRAVITAEGRIECERVVVCAGQWTRAFGQRFGVNVPLVSVEHQYVITESFGVPSNLPTLRDPDRLTYYKEEVGGIVMGGYEPNPIPWAEKGIPEGFHYTLLDSNFDHFEQIMEQALGRVPALENVGVKQLLNGPESFTPDGNFILGEAPELKNFFVGAGFNAFGIASAGGAGMALAEWVTKGEPPYDLWPVDIRRFGRPHFDTDWVRTRTLEAYGKHYTMAWPLEEHSSGRPCRKSPLYDRLKAQGACFGEKLGWERPNWFADLFANEEPRDVYSYGRQNWFDAVGREHKAVREAAVIFDQTSFAKFVLKGRDAEAALSWIASNDVAKPVGSLIYTQMLNDKGGIECDVTVARIAENEYYIVTGTGFATHDFDWIARNIPQEMHAELVDVTSAYSVLSLMGPNSRAVLEKVTGSDVSNASFPFGQVRTIGIAGCPVRALRITYVGELGYELHVPVEYATIVYDLLMASGGEYGLINAGYRAIESCRLEKGYRAWGSDIGPDHTPVEAGLGWAVKMRRNIPFRGREAIERQLSGGVKKRLACFVPDDPDIVLLGRETIYRDGKRVGWLSSGGFGYTLGKPIGYGYVRNTDGVTEDFVLSGTYELDVARERIPCKVSLSPLYDPDMARVKA